One Silene latifolia isolate original U9 population chromosome 4, ASM4854445v1, whole genome shotgun sequence DNA segment encodes these proteins:
- the LOC141653478 gene encoding patellin-6-like, producing MEAQIPTSSPSKTPAKRSLINSLMEATTPTKNYGVDSPSFKEDTYVLSNLKQSEKRSLVELRNKLSSSHSSQNPTMWNIPLLPETDKSDVILLKFLRARDFRVCDAYEMLEKSLSWRKEFMADGILEEELGFKELEGLVAYMHGFDKEGHPVCYNAYGVFKDKDMYERFFGDDDKIKKFLRWRVQVLERGIKLLHFKPGAVNSIIQVTDLKDMPKRELRVASNQILSLFQDNYPEMVARKIFINVPWYFSLLYSMFSPFLTQRTKSKFVIAKETNVAETLYKYIRPEDVPVHYGGLSRPGDLLNGPAKPASEFTVKGGEKVNIQIEGIEAAATITWDLVVGGWDLEYSAEFIPNAKDSYTIAVEKPKKLSSSDEAVHNSFLAREAGKLVLSVDNTASRRRKVAAYRYVVRKSTLF from the exons ATGGAAGCACAAATACCCACTTCTTCTCCTTCAAAAACCCCTGCAAAAAGAAGCTTAATCAACTCTTTAATGGAAGCAACAACACCAACCAAAAACTATGGAGTTGATTCACCTTCCTTCAAAGAAGACACTTATgttctctcaaacctcaaacaatCTGAAAAAAGATCACTTGTTGAACTTAGAAACAAGCTTTCTTCATCCCATTCTTCACAAAACCCTACAATGTGGAACATCCCACTTCTCCCCGAAACCGATAAATCTGATGTTATTCTCCTTAAATTCCTAAGAGCTAGAGATTTCAGAGTGTGTGATGCATATGAAATGTTAGAAAAGTCATTAAGTTGGAGGAAAGAGTTCATGGCAGACGGGATTTTGGAAGAGGAATTAGGGTTTAAGGAATTAGAAGGTTTAGTTGCTTATATGCATGGATTTGATAAAGAAGGTCATCCTGTTTGTTATAATGCTTATGGTGTGTTTAAAGATAAGGATATGTATGAGAGGttttttggtgatgatgataagaTTAAGAAATTCTTAAGGTGGAGAGTTCAAGTTCTTGAAAGAGGGATTAAGTTACTTCATTTTAAACCTGGTGCTGTTAATTCTATTATTCAAGTTACTGATCTTAAAGATATGCCTAAGAGAGAACTTAGGGTTGCTTCTAATCAGATTTTATCACTATTTCAGGATAATTACCCTGAAATGGTTGCTAGAAAG ATTTTTATCAATGTCCCATGGTATTTTAGCTTGCTCTACTCAATGTTCAGCCCATTTCTGACTCAAAGAACTAAGAGCAAGTTTGTCATTGCCAAGGAGACCAATGTTGCTGAGACTCTCTACAA ATACATTAGGCCGGAAGATGTTCCTGTTCACTATGGGGGTCTGAGCCGTCCCGGCGATCTTCTGAACGGTCCAGCTAAACCAGCGTCTGAATTTACTGTTAAGGGTGGTGAGAAAGTCAACATTCAGATTGAAGGCATTGAG GCAGCTGCAACAATAACGTGGGACTTAGTGGTGGGAGGTTGGGACTTGGAATACAGTGCAGAGTTCATCCCAAATGCCAAAGATAGCTATACCATTGCTGTGGAAAAACCGAAGAAACTAAGCTCCTCGGATGAAGCTGTGCACAACTCGTTTCTTGCTAGGGAGGCGGGGAAACTGGTGTTATCTGTGGACAACACTGCATCCCGAAGGAGGAAGGTTGCTGCCTATCGCTATGTTGTACGCAAGTCCACACTATTCTGA